From Woronichinia naegeliana WA131, the proteins below share one genomic window:
- a CDS encoding IS1 family transposase yields the protein MSILKKSSMEVLNDVGLCQEKEDALFKKNCPHCYSENVKIHSHYQTKGNGERKMFICQECSSCFAETYGSVIAGLETPLSEIVKVLKARMEGIGLNAAARVFGYAKTTILNWEKKLSGLQETLFLYALVNEFVKLVIEGDELYTKVGKNKEASASEGWTIVLMDRASRFIWHLKCGRKEQKLFLEAMMTVAELFERSAESLQLFTDGEKRYSQLLFDICHEVLRTGKRGRPTKVLPKGMVVRLKNKSSKRRDSEGKLKKVETPKPEHPETTEKPEEKDVHANHVEAFNSAIRRYLSAFRRRTNTYAKSVVGLQRVLDIFWMVHNFVRSHFTTRKVPAVALGIIEKGLTWEDLLQIRLIS from the coding sequence ATGTCAATATTAAAGAAAAGCTCTATGGAAGTCCTAAATGATGTTGGCTTGTGCCAAGAGAAAGAGGATGCCTTATTCAAGAAAAACTGTCCTCATTGCTATAGTGAAAACGTAAAAATACATTCTCATTATCAAACGAAAGGTAACGGGGAACGTAAAATGTTCATTTGTCAAGAATGTAGTTCTTGTTTTGCTGAGACTTATGGTAGCGTAATCGCTGGCTTAGAAACCCCATTAAGTGAAATTGTAAAAGTATTAAAAGCCAGAATGGAAGGAATAGGATTGAATGCAGCAGCCCGAGTATTCGGCTACGCGAAAACAACAATATTGAATTGGGAAAAGAAATTATCAGGATTACAAGAGACATTATTTTTATACGCCTTAGTGAATGAATTTGTTAAATTAGTAATAGAAGGGGATGAACTATACACAAAAGTTGGAAAAAATAAAGAAGCAAGTGCCTCTGAGGGGTGGACAATCGTTCTCATGGACAGGGCTAGCCGCTTTATTTGGCATTTAAAATGTGGTCGAAAAGAGCAGAAATTATTTCTAGAAGCAATGATGACGGTAGCGGAATTATTTGAAAGGAGTGCAGAATCTCTCCAGTTATTTACAGATGGAGAAAAGCGATATAGTCAACTGCTATTTGATATTTGTCACGAAGTATTAAGGACTGGAAAGCGAGGTCGTCCCACCAAAGTATTACCGAAGGGTATGGTGGTAAGACTAAAAAATAAGAGTAGTAAACGTCGAGATTCTGAGGGTAAACTAAAGAAAGTAGAAACTCCGAAACCAGAACATCCAGAGACAACAGAAAAACCAGAAGAAAAGGACGTCCATGCCAACCACGTTGAGGCATTTAATAGTGCTATCCGACGCTATTTATCTGCCTTTCGTCGTCGTACAAATACTTATGCTAAATCTGTTGTGGGATTACAGCGAGTCCTAGATATTTTCTGGATGGTTCATAACTTTGTTCGTAGCCATTTTACTACGAGAAAAGTTCCTGCTGTAGCTCTCGGTATAATTGAAAAAGGGTTAACTTGGGAGGACTTACTCCAAATTCGCCTGATTTCTTGA
- a CDS encoding fructosamine kinase family protein codes for MWTEIAAQISQVTGKTFRIEQRHSVGGGCINQGYRLQAEGQSYFIKLNQADQLTMFESEAIALQQMAATRTIQVPEPICWGVNERHSYLVLSWLNLGKGNATSWRSLGRQLARMHSQGQNQRFGWERNNTIGSTPQINTWSENWADFFAEHRIGYQLKLAQRRGGHFPDTIKVVTKVRDLLGNRQPQPALVHGDLWSGNAAILESGEPVIFDPATYYGDREVDLAMTELFGGFPTAFYQGYTEVSPLAEGYQQRKILYNLYHILNHFNLFGGSYAAQANQMINQLFNR; via the coding sequence ATGTGGACTGAGATTGCCGCTCAAATTAGCCAAGTCACCGGAAAAACCTTTCGGATTGAACAACGTCATTCTGTCGGTGGTGGTTGTATTAATCAAGGTTATCGGCTCCAGGCTGAGGGACAAAGTTATTTTATTAAGCTCAACCAGGCTGATCAATTAACCATGTTTGAGTCAGAAGCGATCGCCTTACAACAGATGGCAGCGACTCGGACAATTCAAGTTCCTGAACCCATTTGTTGGGGAGTGAATGAGCGGCATAGTTATCTGGTGTTAAGTTGGCTTAATTTGGGTAAAGGTAATGCTACAAGTTGGCGATCCCTGGGTCGTCAATTGGCCAGAATGCACAGTCAGGGTCAAAATCAGCGTTTTGGCTGGGAGCGAAACAATACCATTGGTTCTACGCCCCAAATAAATACCTGGTCTGAGAATTGGGCTGATTTTTTTGCGGAACATCGCATTGGCTATCAATTAAAGTTAGCGCAACGTCGCGGTGGCCATTTTCCAGACACCATTAAAGTGGTGACAAAAGTTCGGGATTTATTAGGCAATAGACAGCCTCAACCGGCCCTAGTGCATGGTGATCTTTGGTCTGGCAATGCGGCCATTCTAGAGAGTGGAGAACCGGTAATTTTTGACCCCGCCACTTACTACGGCGATCGCGAAGTAGATTTAGCCATGACTGAATTATTTGGAGGTTTTCCGACAGCCTTTTATCAAGGTTATACAGAAGTTTCTCCCTTAGCAGAAGGCTATCAACAGCGTAAAATTCTCTACAATCTTTATCATATTCTTAATCATTTTAATTTATTTGGTGGTAGTTACGCAGCCCAAGCCAATCAGATGATTAACCAGCTTTTTAATAGATAG
- a CDS encoding IS4 family transposase has product MVALVLSIVYRQIAGISEAVRLLEEEGLLWVASLKVSKQAVSKRMMNVPAEIFAILLKEVLEKAAEKGKKLQVGEKWEKIREKFSAVWIADGSTLEQIRKNMKISKEEKSKLGGKIMMVVEAFTQRPVTLWYTENDKSNDKIWCEELAAKLPENGLILVDMGFFSFVWFDLLTEAKKFFLTRFRAGTSYKTKQVLSQGSHYRDEIIIMGNYRSNPCKHPVRLVSVLWGTIWYQYLTNVLSPEQLSAEEVCDLYRRRWTIEEAFLLTKRLLGLAYLWVGNKNGVQIQIICTLIFYTVLNQLVGEVAIALNQPKEKISVEMVFRSLYYVAKAIARGEKPDTVTYLAERAKLFGLVKAERKRHREKAALNQQIWEPIPLS; this is encoded by the coding sequence ATGGTGGCATTAGTGTTAAGTATAGTGTATCGTCAAATAGCGGGTATAAGTGAAGCGGTAAGACTGTTAGAGGAAGAGGGATTGCTATGGGTAGCATCATTAAAAGTAAGCAAACAGGCAGTATCAAAAAGAATGATGAATGTGCCAGCCGAAATATTTGCAATATTACTAAAAGAAGTGTTAGAAAAAGCAGCCGAAAAAGGGAAGAAGCTCCAAGTAGGAGAAAAATGGGAAAAAATAAGAGAAAAGTTTAGTGCAGTGTGGATAGCAGATGGCTCAACGCTAGAGCAGATAAGGAAAAATATGAAAATAAGTAAAGAAGAAAAGAGTAAATTGGGGGGTAAAATAATGATGGTAGTGGAAGCCTTTACCCAAAGACCCGTTACTTTATGGTACACAGAAAATGATAAATCAAATGATAAAATATGGTGTGAAGAATTGGCAGCTAAATTACCAGAAAATGGTTTAATTCTCGTAGATATGGGATTTTTTAGCTTTGTGTGGTTTGATTTGTTAACAGAAGCTAAAAAGTTTTTTCTAACCAGATTTAGAGCGGGTACATCTTACAAAACCAAACAAGTATTGTCTCAAGGTAGTCATTACAGAGATGAGATTATCATTATGGGAAATTACCGTTCTAATCCTTGCAAGCATCCGGTGAGATTAGTCTCAGTATTATGGGGAACAATCTGGTATCAGTATTTAACAAATGTGTTGTCTCCCGAACAACTGTCCGCCGAAGAGGTCTGTGATTTATATCGAAGACGATGGACAATCGAAGAAGCCTTTTTATTAACGAAAAGACTTTTAGGACTAGCCTATTTATGGGTAGGGAATAAGAATGGTGTCCAAATCCAGATTATTTGCACTTTGATTTTCTATACGGTCTTAAATCAATTGGTAGGGGAAGTGGCGATTGCTCTAAATCAACCGAAAGAAAAAATCTCAGTAGAGATGGTGTTTCGGAGTCTATACTATGTAGCGAAGGCTATTGCTAGAGGAGAAAAGCCTGATACAGTAACCTATCTGGCTGAACGTGCTAAGTTATTTGGTTTGGTCAAAGCTGAGAGAAAGCGACATCGAGAAAAGGCCGCTCTCAATCAACAAATTTGGGAACCCATTCCTTTAAGTTGA
- a CDS encoding ISKra4 family transposase, producing the protein MEISQKQARKLKVSPKIVLSPGLEKCCLRASAKTSYQQAEEDIEELMGIKVGHSSLHRLVERTELPLAQAQSESAGVSIDGGKICLRGEEKEGGQWRDYKLVSLHGNVCEAFFQDPEGLKNWSNVQPLSPIVTFLGDGHPAIWNAVESFATQSWLIRREVLDWYHLKENLFKVGGSLKRLEAVEHLLWRGFVNKAIDAFDGVKSKRAKNFQAYLTKHYQRIPDYQYYQQLGIVIGSGDVESKIKQVGARVKLSGARWHLHNVSRILRLRCAYLNHSPLLSVNVLS; encoded by the coding sequence GTGGAAATAAGCCAAAAACAAGCCAGAAAACTAAAGGTGTCGCCAAAAATCGTCTTAAGTCCAGGTTTAGAGAAATGCTGTCTAAGAGCCAGTGCGAAAACATCCTACCAACAAGCAGAAGAAGATATAGAGGAGTTGATGGGGATAAAAGTAGGACATAGCAGTTTACATCGCTTGGTAGAACGGACAGAACTGCCCTTAGCTCAAGCTCAGTCAGAGAGTGCGGGGGTCAGTATAGATGGGGGAAAGATTTGTCTGCGGGGCGAGGAGAAGGAAGGGGGACAGTGGCGAGATTATAAACTGGTGAGTCTTCATGGCAATGTCTGTGAAGCCTTTTTCCAAGACCCAGAGGGCTTAAAGAATTGGAGCAATGTTCAACCTTTGTCCCCAATAGTGACCTTTTTGGGAGATGGTCATCCCGCAATCTGGAATGCGGTAGAGAGTTTCGCCACTCAATCGTGGCTGATACGACGAGAGGTGTTGGATTGGTATCATCTCAAGGAGAATCTGTTCAAAGTGGGTGGCTCTCTCAAACGGCTAGAAGCAGTGGAGCATTTACTGTGGCGGGGTTTTGTGAACAAGGCAATAGATGCGTTTGATGGAGTCAAAAGCAAGAGGGCAAAGAATTTTCAAGCCTATTTGACGAAGCATTATCAGCGTATCCCTGATTACCAATACTATCAACAGCTTGGTATTGTGATTGGTTCTGGTGATGTGGAGTCTAAGATTAAACAGGTGGGAGCTAGGGTTAAATTGTCGGGAGCACGTTGGCATCTTCATAATGTTTCTCGTATTCTTCGGCTACGATGTGCTTATCTCAATCACTCTCCTCTTTTGAGTGTCAATGTATTATCTTAA
- a CDS encoding transposase, which translates to MWAYIQKQPQETKRLLGIEYTKLLELITYGKLLKKEFEESKTTLIKAGGGNKPKLSEEEQIVLMLVYLRHYPTFQLLGIMFEISESSAHNIFNYWQSLFGENLPASLFEQLKKLPEEIEKVKEELIQHELIVDATEQPVERPLGQEAQKPYYSGKQKRHTSKSQIIICPKIKEIVDVVIGEIGSKSDVQILRQRLAKFHQEQGFLGDKAYEGEFQLTTPKKKPKGRELSKEEKERNSWLSSRRVVVEHMIRLLKVFKVMQEKFRLRKGRYKSLISTVCGLVRLRINALILSIIKCSESGQVIEVKMSHCFLPELNLEV; encoded by the coding sequence ATGTGGGCTTATATTCAAAAACAGCCTCAAGAAACAAAGAGGTTGTTAGGAATAGAGTACACAAAATTATTAGAGCTTATAACCTATGGCAAATTACTTAAAAAAGAATTTGAAGAAAGCAAAACCACACTGATTAAAGCAGGTGGTGGAAATAAACCGAAATTATCAGAGGAGGAGCAAATAGTTTTAATGCTAGTTTACTTAAGGCATTATCCGACCTTTCAGCTACTAGGAATAATGTTTGAAATAAGTGAATCGTCTGCCCATAATATATTCAATTATTGGCAGTCACTATTCGGAGAAAATTTACCAGCAAGTCTATTTGAACAACTAAAAAAGTTGCCAGAAGAAATAGAAAAAGTTAAAGAGGAGCTAATCCAACATGAACTAATAGTGGATGCGACAGAACAACCAGTAGAAAGACCTTTAGGGCAGGAGGCACAAAAACCATACTACTCAGGTAAACAAAAAAGGCATACCTCAAAAAGCCAAATAATCATTTGCCCAAAAATCAAGGAGATTGTGGATGTTGTGATAGGAGAAATAGGTTCAAAGAGCGATGTACAAATATTACGTCAAAGATTGGCTAAATTCCATCAAGAACAAGGCTTTCTAGGTGATAAAGCCTACGAGGGAGAATTCCAATTAACAACACCAAAAAAGAAACCAAAGGGGCGAGAATTAAGCAAAGAAGAAAAAGAAAGAAATAGTTGGTTATCGTCTCGACGAGTAGTGGTTGAACATATGATTCGATTGCTCAAAGTATTCAAAGTGATGCAAGAAAAATTTAGACTAAGAAAGGGAAGATATAAGTCATTAATCTCAACAGTATGTGGATTGGTGAGACTAAGGATAAATGCGCTGATATTAAGCATTATAAAATGTAGCGAATCAGGGCAGGTAATTGAGGTAAAGATGAGTCATTGTTTTTTGCCAGAATTGAATTTGGAGGTCTGA
- a CDS encoding transposase → MKEWGEEVLLGIEEVSIDMWRPYQKVAEEMMPEAEVVVDRFHVMKQINEELDKARRSAKREMELRIKKAKNKKKKQELKSQLEILKNSKYVLLKNREDLEEEEVKKMDDILKNYEELGSTYRLKEKLRQIFNTCENWADGLLRITNWMRKAIYYLPKSCGVIRRWLGEIVAYFDNRTTQGVVEGINNKLKVIKRRSYGFRNFDNFVLRCELSFASVS, encoded by the coding sequence ATGAAAGAATGGGGGGAAGAAGTGCTTTTAGGTATTGAGGAGGTAAGCATAGATATGTGGAGACCCTATCAAAAAGTGGCGGAAGAAATGATGCCAGAAGCGGAGGTAGTGGTGGATAGATTTCATGTAATGAAGCAGATTAATGAGGAGTTAGATAAAGCGAGAAGAAGTGCGAAAAGAGAAATGGAATTAAGGATCAAAAAAGCAAAAAACAAAAAGAAGAAACAGGAATTAAAAAGCCAGTTAGAAATACTTAAAAATAGCAAATATGTCTTACTGAAAAATCGGGAAGACTTGGAAGAAGAAGAGGTGAAAAAAATGGATGATATCCTAAAAAATTATGAGGAGCTGGGGAGTACGTATCGCCTAAAAGAAAAGCTAAGACAGATATTTAACACCTGTGAAAACTGGGCGGATGGTTTATTAAGAATAACCAACTGGATGCGAAAAGCGATATACTATTTACCGAAGAGTTGTGGGGTAATAAGAAGATGGTTAGGGGAGATAGTGGCTTATTTTGATAATAGAACAACTCAAGGGGTTGTAGAAGGAATAAATAATAAGCTAAAGGTAATTAAGAGACGCAGTTATGGGTTTAGAAACTTCGACAACTTTGTGCTACGATGTGAGCTAAGTTTTGCTTCTGTTTCTTAA
- a CDS encoding IS1 family transposase has product MSILKKSSMEILNDVGLCQEKEDALFKKNCPHCYSEKVKIHSHYQTKGNGERKMFICQECSSCFAETYGSVIAGLETPLSEIVKVLKARMEGIGLNAAARVFGYAKTTILNWEKKLSGLQETLFLYALVNEFVKLVIEGDELYTKVGKNKEASASEGWTIVLMDRASRFIWHLKCGRKEQKLFLEAMMTVAELFERSAESLQLFTDGEKRYSQLLFNICHEVLRTGKRGRPTKVLPKGLVVRLKNKSSKRRDSEGKLKKVETPKPEHPETTEKPEKRTSMPTTLRHLIVLSDAI; this is encoded by the coding sequence ATGTCAATATTAAAGAAAAGCTCTATGGAAATCCTGAATGATGTTGGCTTGTGCCAAGAGAAAGAGGATGCCTTATTCAAGAAAAACTGTCCTCATTGCTATAGTGAAAAAGTAAAAATACATTCTCATTATCAAACGAAAGGTAACGGGGAACGTAAAATGTTCATTTGTCAAGAATGTAGTTCTTGTTTTGCTGAGACTTATGGTAGCGTAATCGCTGGCTTAGAAACCCCATTAAGTGAAATTGTAAAAGTATTAAAAGCCAGAATGGAAGGAATAGGATTAAATGCAGCAGCCCGAGTATTCGGCTACGCGAAAACAACAATATTGAATTGGGAAAAGAAATTATCAGGATTACAAGAGACATTATTTTTATACGCCTTAGTGAATGAATTTGTTAAATTAGTAATAGAAGGGGATGAACTATACACAAAAGTTGGAAAAAATAAAGAAGCAAGTGCCTCTGAGGGGTGGACAATCGTCCTCATGGACAGGGCTAGCCGCTTTATTTGGCATTTAAAATGTGGTCGAAAAGAGCAGAAATTATTTCTAGAAGCAATGATGACGGTAGCGGAATTATTTGAAAGGAGTGCAGAATCTCTCCAGTTATTTACAGATGGAGAAAAGCGATATAGTCAACTGCTATTTAATATTTGTCACGAAGTATTAAGGACTGGAAAGCGAGGTCGTCCCACCAAAGTATTACCGAAGGGTCTTGTGGTAAGACTAAAAAATAAGAGTAGTAAACGTCGAGATTCTGAGGGTAAACTAAAGAAAGTAGAAACTCCGAAACCAGAACATCCAGAGACAACAGAAAAACCAGAGAAAAGGACATCCATGCCAACCACGTTGAGGCATTTAATAGTGCTATCCGACGCTATTTAG
- a CDS encoding transposase family protein, which translates to MIRDLPMMGKMVHLNINRRQMRCQKCGHKFVEELSYVKKNRKFTNRMVEKIIKEVINSDIKNTALNNEVSEQEIQTMLKDKGEELKKGKPVGLKKLGIDEIALEKGKQNYCAVLVNIETGELLALVSSS; encoded by the coding sequence TTGATTAGAGATTTACCGATGATGGGTAAAATGGTTCATTTAAATATTAATCGTCGTCAAATGAGATGTCAAAAGTGCGGTCATAAATTTGTCGAAGAATTAAGCTATGTGAAGAAAAACAGAAAATTTACCAATAGAATGGTAGAGAAGATTATCAAAGAAGTCATCAATAGTGACATAAAAAATACAGCGCTCAATAATGAAGTGAGTGAGCAAGAAATTCAAACAATGCTAAAAGACAAAGGAGAAGAACTAAAAAAGGGGAAGCCAGTAGGGCTGAAAAAGTTAGGGATAGATGAAATAGCGTTAGAAAAAGGTAAGCAGAATTATTGTGCAGTATTAGTAAATATAGAAACGGGGGAGCTGTTGGCACTGGTATCGTCTAGCTAG
- a CDS encoding transposase: MQLCQRLEQILENLRPAFSREATYQWFILLAWGVVLNSQPSAITSYVNALGLTESYYHQALHWFESKAFNVKGLTLGWSKWVSQHENLYRIKEKRVYVGDGIKVGKEGRKMPGVKRLHQESGNVAKPEWIRGHYFNALSVLVGAGKACFALPLVLRLDDGIKSKATAKEGKKGSKKEKTTLVTKMGELCTTYAEAGSYVILDAYFACGAVLKSFRQNALHLITRVRCSTVAYAPFSSVPTLRGKGRPRLWGSSIKLESLFALVEDFPTAKVWLYGQQVSVSYQCFEFHWDSPHQLVKFVLTQLPNGQRLILLSTDLCLTGPEIIAAYGLRFKIEVTFRQLIHLLGGFAYRFWLKALPTLPTWPSNLILPDYPQTVQTQILNKVEAFERFVNLHVIVLGLLQILSLELPQGIWANFPRWFRTLPSHGYPSERIAQLAIQHQAPMIFPQSPPSLLLPKFLAAKLDPFPSPDRLTLAA, encoded by the coding sequence ATGCAACTATGTCAGCGACTAGAGCAAATCCTAGAGAATCTCCGTCCCGCCTTTAGCCGAGAAGCAACGTACCAATGGTTTATCCTATTAGCCTGGGGAGTAGTGCTCAACAGCCAACCGAGCGCAATAACAAGCTATGTCAATGCCTTAGGGTTAACAGAGAGCTACTACCATCAGGCACTACATTGGTTTGAATCCAAGGCATTTAACGTCAAAGGACTGACCTTGGGATGGTCGAAGTGGGTAAGTCAGCATGAAAATCTATATCGAATCAAGGAAAAACGAGTGTATGTGGGGGATGGAATCAAAGTGGGGAAAGAAGGGCGCAAGATGCCAGGGGTAAAACGACTACACCAAGAATCCGGAAATGTGGCGAAGCCAGAATGGATAAGGGGGCATTACTTCAATGCCTTGAGTGTTTTGGTGGGAGCAGGAAAAGCCTGCTTTGCCTTGCCCTTAGTGTTGCGGCTAGACGATGGCATCAAGTCCAAAGCAACGGCAAAGGAAGGGAAAAAAGGCAGCAAAAAAGAGAAGACTACTCTAGTCACGAAAATGGGGGAGCTTTGCACTACCTACGCAGAGGCGGGAAGCTATGTGATTTTGGATGCTTACTTCGCTTGTGGAGCAGTGCTCAAAAGTTTTCGCCAAAATGCCTTGCATCTCATCACCCGAGTGCGTTGCTCTACAGTGGCATATGCTCCCTTTTCTTCCGTTCCGACCTTGAGGGGGAAAGGACGACCACGGCTTTGGGGGAGTTCAATAAAACTAGAAAGCCTGTTTGCTCTTGTGGAGGATTTTCCCACCGCTAAAGTCTGGCTCTATGGTCAACAAGTCTCCGTTTCTTATCAGTGCTTTGAGTTCCACTGGGATAGTCCCCATCAGCTCGTTAAGTTTGTCCTCACCCAATTGCCCAACGGACAAAGACTGATTCTGCTTTCTACTGACCTCTGTTTGACTGGACCTGAGATTATTGCCGCTTACGGTCTCCGATTTAAGATTGAAGTCACTTTTCGTCAATTAATCCATCTTTTGGGCGGCTTTGCCTATCGTTTTTGGCTTAAGGCTCTTCCTACTTTACCGACCTGGCCTAGCAATCTTATCCTCCCTGACTATCCCCAAACTGTTCAGACTCAGATTTTAAACAAAGTAGAAGCCTTTGAGCGTTTTGTTAATCTTCATGTCATTGTTCTCGGCTTACTTCAAATTCTTTCCTTAGAGTTACCCCAGGGGATTTGGGCTAATTTCCCTCGCTGGTTTCGGACTCTACCCTCCCATGGCTATCCTAGTGAACGCATTGCTCAACTAGCCATCCAACATCAAGCCCCAATGATTTTTCCTCAAAGTCCACCTAGTCTGCTTTTGCCTAAATTCCTTGCCGCTAAACTTGACCCTTTTCCAAGTCCTGATAGACTTACTTTGGCCGCATAG
- a CDS encoding transposase, with the protein MLKQSNRLRKAYEYKESFREIYEKVKDKEEGRLKFTEWLENAKSIYTDVISTIRSHLDSICN; encoded by the coding sequence GTGTTAAAGCAATCAAATCGTTTACGAAAAGCCTATGAGTATAAAGAATCATTTCGAGAGATATATGAAAAAGTAAAGGACAAGGAGGAAGGACGTTTAAAATTCACAGAATGGCTAGAGAATGCTAAAAGCATTTATACAGATGTAATTAGCACAATTCGGAGTCATTTAGACTCTATTTGTAATTAG
- a CDS encoding transposase family protein, with protein MLFFLENLVDLPKVKIRNVIQEGTEAFLILSCQEEEVKCNYCGRLTDELHHTNNLLIRDLPISGQTVYLQVPRRKFYCKKCQRFFTENLEFMEARRKYTVRYEEYVYNRVNVSSVEQVSREEALSWDKVHGIYQRQCEKKKKDWQGIKKVGIDEISKRKGHKNFVTVVGDLEKGELIEVIDSHQKDEIIEALMEKPLEVREAVEEVSVDRVHPT; from the coding sequence ATGTTATTTTTTCTAGAAAATCTGGTAGATTTGCCAAAGGTAAAAATAAGAAATGTTATTCAAGAAGGAACAGAGGCTTTTTTGATACTGAGTTGTCAAGAGGAAGAAGTCAAATGTAATTACTGTGGAAGATTAACCGATGAATTACATCATACCAACAATCTACTCATAAGGGATTTGCCCATTTCTGGTCAAACGGTGTACCTACAAGTCCCTCGTCGTAAGTTTTATTGTAAAAAATGTCAAAGGTTTTTTACAGAAAACCTAGAATTTATGGAAGCACGTAGAAAATATACAGTGCGGTATGAAGAATATGTGTATAATCGAGTAAATGTGAGCAGTGTGGAACAAGTAAGCCGAGAAGAAGCCCTATCTTGGGATAAAGTTCATGGAATTTATCAACGTCAATGTGAAAAGAAAAAAAAAGATTGGCAAGGGATAAAAAAAGTAGGAATAGATGAAATATCGAAACGAAAAGGTCATAAGAATTTTGTAACAGTGGTAGGAGACCTAGAAAAAGGAGAATTAATAGAAGTAATTGATAGTCATCAAAAAGATGAAATAATTGAAGCCCTGATGGAGAAACCATTAGAGGTAAGAGAAGCTGTCGAGGAAGTGAGTGTGGATAGGGTGCATCCCACTTAA
- a CDS encoding ISKra4 family transposase: protein MTAKLINVEGSKIKIELTLELSRSMLDTEINIQKGLNEVGCIASKEALKYLDTDGSPLKIGEEIWKSKGEQPKEYQTPYGEVIVNRHVYQRSVGGKTYCPLEREARIIITSTPLLAKQVSSKMSGMAGKEVKNDLLENHGRKVALSYIQRLSEAVGSVVQAKEEAWSYAPPKEDSQIATVGIGLDGTCMLMCEDGYREAMVGTVSLYDSEGERQHTIYLGAAPEYGKKSFLERLEREIERAKKRYPEATLVGIADGAESNWKFLEKQTEEQILDFYHASGYLGALAEALHPNTVSKQKEWLTENCRELKHEKGKAGELLNLMKEVKEEKSHSKNLTEKLQAAITYYENHQHQMDYAEYLEKKYPIGSGVTEAACKTLVKQRLCCSGMRWKEKGAGIILSLRALVLTKERWSQFWAKLDQYGFPVEP from the coding sequence ATGACAGCAAAACTAATTAATGTAGAGGGTTCAAAGATAAAAATAGAACTAACATTAGAACTCAGTCGTTCAATGTTGGATACAGAAATAAATATTCAAAAAGGCTTAAACGAAGTAGGTTGCATCGCCAGCAAAGAAGCCTTGAAATATTTAGATACAGATGGTTCACCCTTAAAAATCGGTGAAGAAATCTGGAAGAGTAAGGGAGAGCAACCGAAAGAATATCAAACACCTTATGGTGAGGTTATAGTGAATCGTCATGTATATCAGCGTTCAGTAGGAGGAAAAACGTATTGCCCCTTAGAAAGAGAAGCAAGGATAATCATAACATCAACGCCATTATTGGCAAAACAGGTATCCTCAAAAATGTCAGGGATGGCAGGCAAAGAGGTGAAAAATGATTTATTAGAAAATCATGGTAGAAAAGTAGCGCTATCCTATATCCAAAGATTGAGTGAAGCAGTAGGAAGTGTGGTACAGGCAAAAGAAGAAGCGTGGAGTTATGCCCCGCCCAAGGAGGATAGCCAAATTGCAACAGTGGGAATAGGATTAGATGGAACCTGTATGCTGATGTGTGAGGATGGCTACCGTGAAGCAATGGTGGGAACCGTTTCCCTATACGATAGTGAGGGAGAACGTCAACATACAATCTATCTAGGTGCGGCACCAGAGTATGGAAAAAAGAGTTTTCTAGAAAGATTAGAAAGAGAAATTGAGCGAGCGAAAAAACGTTATCCAGAGGCAACATTGGTCGGGATAGCAGACGGGGCAGAATCAAATTGGAAGTTTTTAGAAAAGCAAACGGAAGAACAGATATTAGATTTCTATCATGCCTCTGGTTACTTAGGTGCCTTGGCAGAAGCGTTGCATCCGAATACAGTGTCAAAACAAAAAGAATGGTTGACTGAAAATTGTCGAGAACTCAAGCATGAAAAAGGAAAAGCAGGAGAACTGCTAAATCTGATGAAAGAAGTCAAAGAAGAAAAAAGTCATTCTAAGAATCTTACCGAGAAACTACAAGCGGCGATTACTTATTACGAGAATCATCAGCATCAAATGGATTATGCTGAATACTTAGAGAAAAAGTATCCGATTGGTTCAGGTGTTACGGAAGCAGCTTGTAAGACGTTGGTCAAACAACGATTATGTTGTTCAGGGATGCGATGGAAGGAAAAAGGAGCAGGAATTATTTTGAGCCTACGAGCTTTGGTATTGACCAAGGAACGATGGAGTCAATTTTGGGCAAAACTTGATCAATATGGGTTCCCTGTAGAACCCTGA